The window aacctacgtataggctcacctcgagcatcaagggtcagtaagtgatgacgtgggctaattattaaaaaaaaaaaaaaattaaggactTTTGACAATCCAGAATAGTAAAATTTTAGGATATTACAGACTGTCACCAACATAGGTGTGTAATGAACCTACAAAACCATTATAAAAGTTAGAGGTAAATTTGAGATAGTGAAATCCATTACACTTAATGAGAGTGCGtccatcgggagtggagtaggcaattaGCTGAACTACTATATATCGTTGTACTTGTGATTTTCTATTTGTGTATGCAATTCTATTATGCATGTGAGTTAAATTGAAAAATTAACATGGATGCATGAATAAAATGTATGTTAGATAATTTATTGATTGCATAACAAACTTAATTTAGTTATCTCGCTcacatagactagttgcttaattagTTATATCTATTGTAGCCTATGTACTTGGAACGACTTGGCTTTGAAGCCTCAGTGTTAATTTCTTTTAATGTGTATATatttaagtggtcctattcaccaTCCCCCTCCCTCCTCTTTAAAAAAAAGGACTTAACCATAATTCTAAATTCTATAAGCTTCCGCGTAGCGTGGCATCATGTTAGATAATTGATGTAATTTCAAAAGTTTCTCTCGGTCTAGGCCACCAGATTAGGTTCCAAGAACATCACAGGCTGATCCGGAAGGAATCCCTTTAAGAAATCGAGGTTGCTTGTCCATAGGATCCCACTATCTTGATGGTTTGGAGTGTTGATACATGATCCATCACATCAAGATTCTGAAACCTTTGATTGGGGGAGCATTGCATGTGTTTACATGTCAAgtcttgtatttttatttataaatcttTGTAATTTTGACATGTAAAATTTTGAGTTATTTTGTTTATCATTGAAATGGACCATAACAAGGTCTAAATTGGTTTTTGTCCCGTAACTggcaaaggaggagattgtaagtatacttgtttgtcaatcacgtgtgtcaatgagtcagttgagcccttgaaAGCTAAAGACTGAAGAAACATGAAAACTTAAAGCATCATGGAGTAAAGAAACATGTATATTGAAGTGCCTTGGTGTCCCTAACCTTAcacccctttaagtccaaaataaCCTAGCGTCTAGATAATCTATTCTTAATAGGTAAATCTTTGCTTAATCATCTCATACctttaagattttattttatcatAATCTAGTTAGGATTTAAAGGTTTAAATCTATTGATAAACAAACAACCCAATTCAGCAACTTCAAGTGAATCTCAATCGAATCGACAATCCGTCGATGGGACTCAATTCGATTGAAGGTTCCCCTCGATTTCAATCAAATATGGTTAAAAACATTCAGTAAGCAAACTACATTTATTTGAAATTACTCGATCATATTGAAGGAGATTTCAATCAAATCTAAGGCTCGATCAATCGAATCGAACTAACTGTTATTTATCCGTTTGCTAGCCATTACAAACTGATTTCTATTACTGGGCATTCGGACCTTAGACAAAATGGACTTTTAGTGAAATTAAAGCTTAGGTGATTTCCCACTCACCATTCCTCTCCTAAACTCAAAACCAAAGAGATTCATGATACCCTTTTtgtgattaatcactctaatgagcattctaaGCTTCATTATGAAGGTATTCATGTTTTCTCCTATTTTCTAGAATTATACACAAACTTATAAGTATATCTTTATCTATGTCCTTTAGAATGCCCATCCAAGTGAATCCCTAATTAGAAAATACTTATCCCAATAGTTATAAAAGATTCAACCATCCTCCCATTACCTTAGTAGCCTCATAGGTACGTCATATTCAAGGTAGACAATTCTTGGAGCAGAAGAAGATCAATTTCAAAGATTGGGGGAGCAATTGAAAAGTCGATTAAGATTGAAGAAGATCTCAAAAAAGACACATCAACCGGGATTAATCCAATAAGTTGGTTGTTATTTTAAGGTCAACATACTCTTTCCTTATATATAATTGATtatagagtttgtaacccaaacttgtgtaggttcttgtgtaagatcGTATCTCCACTGGATATAGGTGTATACGTAGGTCACTAACACAGGTGTAAACatataggtccttgtgtaggaccgccTACAATGGGAGTATACGCAGGTCCTTGAATTAGGACCATAGTAGTTATTAGTTAGCTGATAAAAAACCAAGTCTCCACTAGAGCCACTGACACAGGTGGAAACGTGTTCCACCAATACGGGTGAGTACGTGTAGGTATTTATATAGAATCCTTGCCAACATGGGtatatatgtataggtttatAGTAAACCTGTAAAATCATTGTAAATATTAGAGGTGAACGTATTGAAAACCTCAAAGATAGTGAAGGTCGGTATACTTAAGGAGAGTACATCCACCAGTAGTGGAGTAAGTAATTAACCGAATCACCGTATATCATTGTATTGTGATTTTCTATTTGTGCATGCAATTCTATGATGTAAGTGGGTTAAATTAGGAAAAAAACGTGGATGCATGAATAGAGTATATTTTAGGTGATTTATTGATTGCACAACACACTTGATATAGTTATCTCACCCACATAGACTAGTTGCTCAATTAGTTGTATTTATTATAGTCTATGTACTTGGACTCACTTGGTTTGGAAGCCTAAGTGTTAATTTCTTTTAATCAGCATAtatttttaagtggtcctattcaaACCCCCCCAGAAGGACTTAGCTATAATTCTAAGCTCTATAAGCTTCCGCATAGCGTAGTGTCATGTTAGACAACCGACGCAAGTTTAAAAGTTTCTCTATCTGGGCTACCAGATTAAGTTCTAGAAATCTCATGGGCTAATCAAAAGGGATCCCTCTAAGAAATCGATGTTGCTCGCACATAAGATCCACCATCTTGATGGTTTGGAGTGTTGAAGGGAGTAGATAGACATGATCCATCACATTAAGATTTTTCAAACCTTTAATCGGGGATTGGTCAAACTAGATTTTGAATCTAATTCTCTcattcttttaattttgattAGGGTATAGGAAGAAAGATCTTATCAGACCGATCAGTCAATATTTTTCAATTTGGTTCCAAACCATGGATGAGTTTACTTGGACATTAATCTGATTTTCGAATCTTTGAAAACTTTTGAAGTGCTACAGTCTCTCTGAACGTCTCTGGAAAGGTCTCCCAATTTGGAAAGACAGTGAGAGACAACCTCGTTGAGAGAATCATCGCTAGATTTCTGATATGAAGTATTTTCTCAATGAGTCTCTTATAAAGATGGTGTGCACGTTGTCTTATTAATGAGTACGATAATCATGGGCACATAGCCTATGTTGATTTGCTCTTCAAAAGGCAAGCAAAAGGGCTCATGCCTTTGCATTTGTGGAAGAATGCATATCGCTGAAGGAAACATGAGCAATAATACTCTTAGGTGAGATTTAGACTTTTTGTCAGTTGCAGTTACATGGTATCAACATATAGAGTCTTTTGATTGGCCCTACCGGGGCGAAAATGGGTGTAAATAGTTAAGATCTCTTGATCATTGTAATTCTAGATATATTATAGTTCTAAAATGTACCCCAAACTTTGCATAGTGTAGATAATTGTACATGAGTGCCAAAGTTGAGGACGATATCTATTATAAGGCTTACCCATTAAAGCAAATTTATTGATATAAAAAAAGTCAGGTAGTTTTAGGCCCTCTTgcatctctactctaattcaATAAGAACTACTCTTTTTGTTATAGCACTTGTttgggaaaagaaaaaaactcttatttgaaataagcacgTTATGTTTGGTTAAATGtttaaataagagcttttttttaAGAATAGTTAATGTTCTTTTTTTAAATTACAACAAACAACTTCGTTATAAGAACAATCCAGATGATTGTTTTGGTGGACCTCATCAAAGATGGACCGAGTCCAAAAtggcaaaagaatggatggatacAATCTTCATGTTTTAAGGCACttggaccatctatcatgccAGACATTGAATGTGGATTAtctatcatatggagcccacctttgatgtggaccatccatcatgtgggccaaacaTTCAAAGTGGGTCATCACCATCATACAGGGCCCATCTTGgatgtgaaccgtccatcaggtggggccacttgatgtggattgtccatcacgaGGGGCCAgattttgatgtggatcatccatcatatgaggcaAACTACGCCCATTacataggcccaccttgatgtggaccattcattatgcaGTGCCTTACTTTCaaatgggtcgttcatcatgtgggcctacctttgatgttaactatccatcatgtgggcccaccttaaatgtccaccatccatcatgtgggtcccacctttgatatggactgccCATCATtcggggcccacttgatttgaatgGTCCATCATGCggagccacactttgatgtggaccatccatcatgtggagtccacctttgatgttaactgggctcaccttgatgtggaccattcgtcATGTGAAGCGCCACCTTAagtatgggtcattcatcatgcatGCCCATCTTtcatgtccaccatccatctgtgggtgccaccttcaatgtggaccatccatcaggtggggcccacttgatgtggatggtccatcatacAAGGCaacactttgatgtggaccgtccatatgcagcccacctttgatgtctacCATCCACTGTGGGTCccgcctttaatgtggaccatccatctggtgggacccacttgatgtggatggtcCTTCATGCGGGGCCACACTGATATGAactgtgcattatgtgggcccaccttgatgtcaaccattcatcatgtgaggccccaccttcaatatgggtcgttcatcatgccggcccacctttgatgtccaccagcCATCATGTGATCCCATCTTTGCTgtaaaccatccattatgtggagcccacttgaagTGGATAGTCCATCATTAGGCTtcattttgatgtgggccatcaatcatgtaggtcccacccttGATGTGAGCCAtgcattatataggcccatttTTATGTGGACCATGCCTATTTTTTTGTTGTTCAAACTTTTGAGTCAAGCTCAGGAGCGAGTCTAGCAGAGACTGGACTAAAATCTGGTAAAGTCGATTGAGTTGACTCACCAAGTTCGAGAACTATGGCATGTGTTGAAACATTATCTTCGTAGCATTCTACAAATTCCAGTGATGCATAGCGCAGATCTTGCATTCTACTGTTACTGTAAAGCAGACAACTGAATCATTTATTACACGTGCCTGGCCCATGAGCCTGGGAGCCCAAGCTGCGGTGATGCTCACTGGGCCAGCCTGCCTGGCTATATTTCTGTCATGATGCTCAAAAACACATTCAAGAGGTGGGGGTGCAATCGCTAGACAAAATGGAACCTTTTGGGCGTCTCTAGCTTTTCATTAGGACCGATGCTTCACATTCAAGAGCAAAACCCCATTGATTGGATCCGGTTAGGCATGTCAAAGATGATAGTGCTGGCTTGTGCCTCAACTGCTGCAAAAAACACCATTCTTGTGGTTACAACACCTATTAAGCACAACCTGCAGTAGCGGCAGCTGCAAGAACAACTACAACGACAGCAATGATAGGAACAACAAGAATGACAATAGTACAAACATCTAcatcagcaacagcagcagcagcggcaaCACACTCCTGAGCAACTCCTTTGACAATCCTAAACAAACAACTCAATGTCAGTGTTCAAGTGTTTTCTTCGCGGTGTATCAATCCTAATCATCCGAAGTGTTATCTCAatgtttttttcttctatttcgttctttcaatttttatttttttttttggcatggcCAGGATTGTCCGATCATGTTAATTTTGGGTCTATTGTCCACTGATGGAGAGCCGTCTGATGAATGAACCATTATGATCATTCGAAGTGTACGGTACACAAGTTAATAGAGAAGGGGACCCACAACTCCGGATATAGATGTAAATGAATTAGTTTCTTACAAAGAACATAAGAATGCAGGCCATTATAcgttttaaaaatataaaaaaatgttcTGTTTCATCTCCTTCCTCATTTATGCAGAAGGGTCATGGAAAGCATCATTAAGGCTTTAGATATCTTACAGTCTTCtttaaatagaaataaataaactgAATAAAAAGAGTAATGACCCAGAATAACGAAATAACCTTCAATTCCACAACAACAcaattgtatttccctttttaatCTTTTTCAGTTGATTGGCATTGCTTCTTACGATTTGGTGAATTACGCCCCCTCCCCCCTACTGCAATTACAAAAACCGGAAGATAGTTTACAGATGTATATAATAGACATGGGCATAGAGAGAGGGAGGCAGAAACCAACCTCTGAAACCACATGCCAGAAAAACAATATCTTTCAGTCTTGCTACAGATTCACCTCACAGGCTACGGGGTGAAAGAGAAGGCCGACGTGGGAATCTTGCGGGCACCAGGCCCACCTTCATGGGTCCCAGCAGATTTGTTCGATAAACGACGCTTGTAGCGCTTCAGAACCGATGCCAAGTTCTCTTTCCCTTTGGGGAAGGCGACGTCGCCTGCTGTAGTGCCCATTTTGCCCTTGCGGCCAGAAACTGCAGCCTCAACATCCTTAATAAGGTCAAGGAGCATGCTCGCACTTGTGCACCGACCCTGGCCTGCTTTCCCAGAGGTTGGCGAGAGTCCGTCCGGTGGCGGTGGGCCAAACCTTTTCACAGCTATTGATGGAATTTGCAGACAGAAGCAAGGAGATATGGAGGACCGGGGCTTGAAAAAAGCTAGATCCAGAATTCCCTGATGCAGGCAAGACATCATATTCCGTACTACCATAATCacaggaaaattaaaaaaaatggaatctACACTGATTCAAAGGGTAATAATGGAGCATGAGGAGAGAATTTTGAGAATAAACCCAGATAATCCCACCGAGCGGCACTGGATAGAAATATCATGGGAAAAGAGTTAGCATGATTGTAAAAACAAGATTGACAATGAAGTGAAATGGTTTTACATCTAGCTCTCAAGGAGTGCTTGGGGCACACCCAAGGATGCAGGCAGAACCATGCATTCACTGGCGAGAATTACAATGCAACAATAACGGGTCCAGCCCATTATCATTGACATTCTAATGTTGGCTGGCAGCATTTGTGAACAGGAGAGTTTCAAACATAAGCCATCCACCATTAGCAGGATGCGCCAAACAGCTCCGCTTCCGAAAAACATGCATGGGGTGGGCCTCATTAGGCTCCATTCTTAGTCCGGGGTGCATCCAAATAGGCATTAAACTAGCCACTTCAATGATATGACATTGTTAACAAACTGGTTTTTCCACAGTTCAATTTCTGTCACCAAATGATATACTGAAGAGTTTCTAGTAAAACAATTGGAAACAGAAATTCAGATGAAAAGATCTTCTATGGGAGCAATGCAAGCTTTATGGAGATTTTTACCTGAAGACGATTCAGAACGTAAGTATACTTGCCCCACAGCTCCGGACGGCTCTCCATGAGTGACAGCTCTAAGATCCTACGAATGCACCATATGCCGAAGCTCACTATCAGACCCACCTGCCAAATGCAACCCTCTCCACAATGAGGCACCAAAGAAACTAGATACCGGTCAAGACCTGCCTCATTCCTCAAACTGAATTTCCGTTCAGAAGATGTGCAAGGAGAGTCATCTGCATGAACCTGATTCACCTCTCTGGCTTCTGCTTCATGGAGAAACTTCTCCCTTGCAGCCACCTGATCTATCAGCTCCTCATCAAACCCGCCATTCTGTCGGAACAACCAATCTGACCCCTCCAATTTCAGGAGCTTCATGATACAATATCTGAAGGACTGGAGCAACTTGGCCTTTGACTCCGCATGCGAAACAGTTCCCTGCAGAACTCCGTGCCCCCCACTCTGAGGTTTACCAGAAACACCAAATAACTGCTCGTATGGTTGTCTAGACCAGAGAGATTTTGTTTCCAAGTTTGAACTAGGTGGAAGCAAGAAAGGATCTCTGTAGCGCTTGGATGGAGAAAGTTCATCAAAGGCCAATGGAACTCCAGCAGCCCTGGATGCAGTGCTCCCATAAAGTGATCGCTCATATGGAATTCGACCTGCAGATGGCTCAGGGCCGATAGAGTTGCCCCATTGAGCATTTCTATTTTCTGAAAGTGACGCCCTATTAGAAACTGCAAGCCCTGAAATGTCTGGCAAGCTATGGTATTTCTTTGGAGATGCTGAGGATCCAACATTCTCACTGGCTCCCAAAGAAGAATCATAGTAAGGCCTTTCAGCCTGTAACCTGCTACTTATGGACACTGCCGGATTCTGCATACTCGATACATGTAATGAACCAAGCCCATTTTGCCCCATGCTATAAGCAAGTGGATCTCTGTAGTTTTGGATAAGTGACGTAGATTTTGTAGTAGACTCCAATGGGATGCGCAAGGAATCCATATTTCTCTCTGTAGCAATCCTGCTTAGATAGGAAGCAATCTGATAACCGTGTATTGTAGCCGGCTGATAATCTCTGTCATCAGAATAGGATGGCAGCCGCAAACTAGAATAGCGTCTTTCACTGGCATCTAGCAGATAACTTCCGGAACTCTGTACATATGCATCCAATGACTGCAAGTAGGATGACCAAGATGAGGTATCCTTTTGAGCCTCATAAGATGACTCTAAACTGCTTGGCACCCTCTGTTGCATGGGAGATCCATAATCCCTTGACTTAGTACGAAATGCAGATCCTCTTTCTGCTTCTGGAAAATACTTCATGGCATGTGCATCTCCCGCGGCATCTGCTTTTGTGCAAGGAATGGGCTTCTGCTCCATTCCAAGAACTGCATCAATTCTTTTTGCCTTTGCCTCTGGAGTAACCTGCCCATGGAAATCATATAGTTGTCCCCAAAACTCATCAAGGATGGCAGCTAATTGACGCCTAGCTGCCCGACCCAATCCATCCAATCTTGAAAGGCTTCCGCTGCCACTACTCCCATCCTCACTTTTCCCACTAACACTCCTGAAAGATCCCGGACCCTCAGATGCTGAAGTGGGCACACTCCCAGAAATTCCTCCCTGTGATTCTTCAGGTTCCCAAACATCTGCCTCATCATCATCCTTCACAACTGCTGGCATATCCCCCTCTACTCCCCCCGTCATTCCAACTGGGTCCTTGGATTCAGTTCTTATCACAGCCCTTTCATCCGATAACGCACCAGCAGAAACCTCATCCACCGTTTCCACTGAAGCCAGTTCGACTGCAGATGTTGATTCTTCCAGATGGAATGTCTGGGAGGTAGAAACTGGAGAATAATTCTCACCATCATTAGATTGGTAAGGCTCACAATCAGAAGGCATAACTGTTTTGGGCAGATCAAGATTGAATTCAACTGAATTATCTGAATGGCTGACCACAGACTTATCCAAAGCTTCTTTCTCGGACAGATGATCTTCTCCATCATCTCTAGTCCTGTTCAACTCATTTTCCTCTCTATCCTCGCGTGACCCAGGTAGATCCTTTTGTAAATCCAGGTTCCATATCTGCATATTTGGTCCATCGCTTGCAGATTTCAGTGGTGTAGCAGCCAACCAAAGCATCAAAGAAAACGATGCACAAGCAATGAGTAGAACAAGAATATATGGGAGTGTCATACTGCTGCCTGTGTACCATCCCAAGTTACCCATCCAATCACTGTCGCCAAATAACATCTCTAcaataaagatgatttttgaAACCAGCATCCAGAGGAAGGCAGACAAAGCTAAGATTTCCGCAAAGGAAGAGATTTTGAAGGCACCCATTATGAATCCTGACGATGCCACCCGGAAAAGGGGAATCACAGAAGATGGAAGCAACATAGCCAATATAACTTGAGAGAAAATGAGAAGCTGATAGACCCCCTCATCCCCTGAATTCCATGCACAGAAGATAGCTGGAATGATGGCAAGAGCCTTGATTGTTAAACGATGAAGCCAAATATGTGGGTTGATGCCAAAGAAATCATGCAAAAGAACTTGCCCGCCCAGAGTCCAAGTTAAGGCTGTGACCTGGCTGGAAAAGAAGAGGACAACAAAAAACGCAAAAGGTGCTACAGGACTACGAAATATCTGCAAAAAAAGAAGCATAAGCATTGATATATTAATCCTTTTAACAATATGCCCAATCAAGACAGCATCATCTCGATCATGTTCCTTCAAAGAAAGTCAGGAGTTGAAATGGGGGAAAACAAAACAATTGAAACAGCTTGAGAGCAGGCTATCAATATCAGTGCAAGCATACCCATGTCACAATGCATGTTTTGCACCAAACGCATGCAAATATTTCGAGTGATTATAGAGAGAAATTCGTAGATAGAGGTCCAGATTATCACTGAAGCATAGGTTATCAACATCTTCTTGAGCAGAGCCACATTTTTTGGAAGTTTCTAACCAAATATGGTTTCGGCACCTTCTTTGGGGTTTAGCTAATACTGATCGGATCTGGCTCAGATAAGGTAATTCCTTTTTTCTTTATTACTAGTTTAGGTACAataatttttcttcatttcaaccatgaaggaagCATAGAAACTAAGTTTAAACTAGATCTAAGACTATTTTGATGATTGAAACATAAGATTTAATAGGGATTTGATGAACATCCAAGCGGAGTGGATTTGAGTAGGATTCGATGAACATCAAAGCGGACTGGACCATTTTGAGTATTAATGGAAAAAGAGGTAAACaatcacttcttcttttttttcatttttccatcttcTTTTTATTGTATTAAAATGTAACAGGCCCTATGCcacaaaatcatgcttgatttgtgttcgatTAGGGCCTGTTTAGTCAACTGTCAGGAGATCAAGCCGACAATGGCATTGTTATCAATTAATGGCCTGTTACACCATTAAATACATGTCCAAAACACCATGTGCACATGTATATGTGGTGTTCttaagtccaactggttggaacACAAGTTACGGTGTCCTCGGCAGATAACTTCGCAACCTATTACATGCATAagacatctaacccatccaataGGTTTGCCCCCACCATCCCCCCGTGACACACGTTTATATATGCATACGTATATGGGTTTCGTTAATGTCCCCGCacaaaccttttaaatgacctatccaatgttttaaatattgatgttCCCACGAtaaatcttgtatcccacctatgtgatACGAAATGCACCCCACACATTTATATATGCATACGTATATGGGTTTCGTTAATGTCCCCGCacaaaccttttaaatgacctatccaatgttttaaatattgatgttCCCACGAtaaatcttgtatcccacctatgtgatacgaaacgcacaggtagtgctgatatatcccacatgttcgatccggtgagcattttcaatttctgatcccctattttttgttaaaattatgttaaatcagtgtcaaatgggtataaatccattggttcttcatgttttgcaagaaaaatcatagaattagagctttgatttcgatatccactggttcttcatgttctcctttttcttcaaaattttccttcaacgagttatcaattaagactaattttgaagtattttggagtatttgatgaaataatcatcacatacactctaatttcaaaatttgagtgtaggtagtCCGATTTGGGGAACattgggaaaaattcaaaatttccccaatttttcccaaattgcctgcaatgttgcactccaaaacatgaaatcaagcatgtatgagggttgatctactgatttgttaggtccttgtcaattttcgaaaataataataatttttttaattaaaaattaatataacttattaaaatattttttttccaaaatttcccttcgacaattaagactaatttcgaagtatttatgagtgtttgatgaaatgatcatcatatacactctaaatgttatgcattcaatttgaatatagttgcattagttcagtcagacaacgcatagcttaagaccctatacaaaggaaacctattatgtgcacttcttttttgagatgttatgatttaaaagtgcattgaggtcttttttaacaattcctaaagtttcattgaaaaattcaaccattttctcaacgttttccaaaaagtgtgataagTTACCCAATATAAACGAtacatcccatgtgataaccaatatgtatctgtatcccaaggatgcgatacgtaacgcgataccgatatttcgaacattggacctatcatcaatctgaaccattcattcataatctagaaaaacgaacggacggggtggattctcacaagcatcatagtggggccccacctagcttcctgttACTAGAAGTTTctgtgaaaggctttcacaaGCAATCCGCATCCCCACAGCCTGCTCCTATATgagtgaatgaatggttcagTTCAACAATAGGTTTGGGCACATTCCCCCCGACacatgtatatatgcatgtgtaGATGGGTTTCTCTAATGTCCCCACAAAAACCTTTTAAATGACCTAtcatcaatctgaaccattcattcataatctagaaaaacaaatggacgaggtggattctcacatgcatcacaatgggcctcacctagcttccTGTTGCTAGAAGtttctgcgaaaggctttcatagGCAATCCACATCCCCACGGCTTGCTCctatatgattgaatgaatagtTCGGTTCAACAATGGGTTTGGGCACATTCACCCTAATCCCCACGGCTTGCTCctatatgattgaatgaatagtTCAATTCAGCAAAGGGTTTGGGCacgttcccccccccccccgacaCACAACGGGTGGGTGGGTAGGTGTgtgtagagagagggagagagagagagagtcccttGCAAACCAGACCACAGGAGAACTTAATTACAGTCTTAAGTGGTCAGCATCTCAAGTTGGGCTATTTGAAATCCACCTCGACCACCCGATGCATCATCCCAtgttagatctaaggctaaggccCGAATATCAACCTTATCtgtgattcaagtaggccacaccaagggaaacaatttgtaGGGTGAGTGTCGTCTGTTTAGTTTCCATTGGGTCACTAATAGAGCTGGTTTTTCATTCCTAGACCTAAAATTGGGTCATTGACTTGTTGGTTGGAGCAGATTAAAAATAcatgatgatggggcccaccccaaCTACATCATCCTTTACACAAATTTACATAAAGACTTTAACATGGACACGGATTGTATAGGTCACCACCCTTTATCATGGTGTTaagactgtggagcccaccgtgatgaatgtgttttattcatgtcgtccatacgtttctccagctcattttaggattagggcccaaaattgaagcattttcaaagctcaagcggaccacaccatagaaaacaatggtgataggGCCAACAGtgacatttatttgtcatccaaattgttcacaaggtcacacagacctgtattaatggaaaacacaaatatcagcttaatccaaaacttttttggcccccaaGAAGTCTTCAACAATAGGTGTTCAATTTCCACTgtatcttgtggtgtggtccacttgaggtttggatgtgcTTTGATttcaggctcatgccctaaaatgagctagagaaacatatggatgacatggataaaacacacatcatgatgggcccccacAGTCTTTACACCACAGTAAAGGGTGGTGACTGCCTCACTGCAATCCGGGTCCACGTAAAAGTGCAATAAATTCCAAGTAATGGGTGATGCagttggggtgggccccaccatcatgaattttcaaaatccactccaaccagcAGGTCAGTGACCC is drawn from Magnolia sinica isolate HGM2019 chromosome 5, MsV1, whole genome shotgun sequence and contains these coding sequences:
- the LOC131245923 gene encoding ethylene-insensitive protein 2.2-like isoform X1; the encoded protein is MDSEASSAIRVPGIVPRLFPSLGPALLISMGYIDLGKWAAAVDGGTRFGFDLVLLVLALNCTAILCQYLAARVSLVTGKNLAQICSEEYNRPTCMLLGVQAELSVIVSDLTMILGIAHGLNLLFGLDLFICVFLSAMDAVLFPLFITLLDKCMMEKLFASIAGLALLFYVFGVLISQPEIPLNMSWNLPSLKGENAYTLMSLLGANIMPHGFYLHSYIVQQQHRPASLSTSSLCHDHFLAILVIFSGIFLVNYVVMLSAATVFQSASLLTFQDMLLLMDQIFRSPVAPFAFFVVLFFSSQVTALTWTLGGQVLLHDFFGINPHIWLHRLTIKALAIIPAIFCAWNSGDEGVYQLLIFSQVILAMLLPSSVIPLFRVASSGFIMGAFKISSFAEILALSAFLWMLVSKIIFIVEMLFGDSDWMGNLGWYTGSSMTLPYILVLLIACASFSLMLWLAATPLKSASDGPNMQIWNLDLQKDLPGSREDREENELNRTRDDGEDHLSEKEALDKSVVSHSDNSVEFNLDLPKTVMPSDCEPYQSNDGENYSPVSTSQTFHLEESTSAVELASVETVDEVSAGALSDERAVIRTESKDPVGMTGGVEGDMPAVVKDDDEADVWEPEESQGGISGSVPTSASEGPGSFRSVSGKSEDGSSGSGSLSRLDGLGRAARRQLAAILDEFWGQLYDFHGQVTPEAKAKRIDAVLGMEQKPIPCTKADAAGDAHAMKYFPEAERGSAFRTKSRDYGSPMQQRVPSSLESSYEAQKDTSSWSSYLQSLDAYVQSSGSYLLDASERRYSSLRLPSYSDDRDYQPATIHGYQIASYLSRIATERNMDSLRIPLESTTKSTSLIQNYRDPLAYSMGQNGLGSLHVSSMQNPAVSISSRLQAERPYYDSSLGASENVGSSASPKKYHSLPDISGLAVSNRASLSENRNAQWGNSIGPEPSAGRIPYERSLYGSTASRAAGVPLAFDELSPSKRYRDPFLLPPSSNLETKSLWSRQPYEQLFGVSGKPQSGGHGVLQGTVSHAESKAKLLQSFRYCIMKLLKLEGSDWLFRQNGGFDEELIDQVAAREKFLHEAEAREVNQVHADDSPCTSSERKFSLRNEAGLDRYLVSLVPHCGEGCIWQVGLIVSFGIWCIRRILELSLMESRPELWGKYTYVLNRLQGILDLAFFKPRSSISPCFCLQIPSIAVKRFGPPPPDGLSPTSGKAGQGRCTSASMLLDLIKDVEAAVSGRKGKMGTTAGDVAFPKGKENLASVLKRYKRRLSNKSAGTHEGGPGARKIPTSAFSFTP